From the genome of Emys orbicularis isolate rEmyOrb1 chromosome 17, rEmyOrb1.hap1, whole genome shotgun sequence, one region includes:
- the GAS2L2 gene encoding GAS2-like protein 2 yields the protein MEAFDAPSLSPFSPTSHGKMAGIQGATVQSIRPYKSSEQYLYAMKEDLAEWLKELYDVDVNVGSLLEVLETGSMLCYHANNITHVAGEFSRDYPGLAHKLQLPRYGVTCNDSAQPGTFQARDNVSNFIQWCRKEMDIKEVLMFETEDLVLRKNEKNFVLCLLEVARRASRFGMSAPTLIQMEEEIEEEIREEMDLPPEDTPLPKPQRKPCDFKNLDQMVQHLVSRCTCPVQFSMIKVSEGKYRVGDSNTLIFVRILRNHVMVRVGGGWDTLEHYLDKHDPCRCTSLSHKQAVKLTSPQRLQAIQVQHEIKVCPTPRTDNPKKPQPTLIVSRSQSPLPPVEWRTYTPQSLSTNRKPRSSASPESTRLRSPREQSEPRRVPSARATERSATPSRRQLFAEERSATHQNSSTQSGRDKLCVSMSSLTSQLTGSEEDGSGASEALPEPQRGRQTSRIPGMNQKDPARFVQASCTESRPQTTVPKDRTAQPPRSAQYGVKPVPQAHKPEESGVKTFPGMVRSSSPMKPHHLSPQRDSKGAAQSHNAAHGWGDAGVVRPSSPVKHMGQTPKSSTKIPVKAGPAFSRPPTPVQSYQGEPRLRNGWKVPAGEMAKAPALSKSKVMSRAEDGFQGHRHCSGAVKPETLTTNLPTSPKDRLSQSAPAGKDKGPNTRLVQEVEPGNTKDSSSSRSGGDPIGCREERERVYTPLPINLAQERALYRSLEDEILSNIKVLEADSDESHCPEGNQLDDFALDCSIASVTAASDVSGLRSSTPSLSSLTSARQTLPCGEDVPRSGVYVPSGVAKWHPAGFRYGDVIDELSQGHNTLHPVDVENWITKIPPKGAVRVSSQPSSPLVNGNQVEKKLLEPEGALFQENVSNETKGNWLRRQPSLTSHAGSAVVSRNSKAPQAASDGPKASINSPASVGGLEKSKLPQGKPKRSLKKPERVPSIYKLKLRPKIRPRRDNRPEKRPSKIPTPVTYRQAQKAASVKAQEKAHSSKHQTRPTQDSLDSTRQNSTGNAGSEEEAWLSEHSDSPQAGKKTVLADTKVWLTEEDEESWV from the exons ATGGAAGCCTTCGATGCCCCTTCTCTGTCTCCCTTTAGCCCCACATCTCATGGCAAGATGGCTGGGATTCAGGGGGCCACGGTGCAGAGCATCCGGCCCTACAAGTCCAGCGAGCAGTATCTCTACGCCATGAAGGAGGACCTGGCCGAGTGGCTCAAGGAACTCTATGACGTGGACGTCAACGTTGGGTCCCTCCTGGAGGTGCTGGAGACGGGCTCCATGCTGTGCTACCATGCCAACAACATCACCCACGTGGCCGGAGAGTTCTCCCGGGACTATCCGGGCCTGGCCCACAAGCTCCAGCTGCCCAGATATGGGGTGACGTGTAATGACTCTGCCCAGCCAGGGACCTTCCAGGCCAGGGATAACGTGTCTAACTTCATCCAGTGGTGCAGGAAGGAGATGGATATTAAAG AGGTGCTGATGTTTGAGACGGAGGACCTGGTGCTGAGGAAGAACGAGAAGAACTTTGTGCTGTGCCTGCTGGAGGTGGCCCGCCGGGCCTCTCGCTTCGGGATGAGTGCTCCCACCCTGATCCAAATGGAGGAGGAGATCGAGGAGGAGATCCGAGAGGAGATGGACCTGCCCCCTGAGGATACCCCACTTCCCAAGCCGCAGAGGAAGCCTTGTGACTTCAAGAACCTGGACCAGATG GTCCAACACCTGGTGAGCCGGTGCACGTGCCCAGTCCAGTTCTCCATGATCAAGGTGTCTGAAGGAAAATACCGCGTGGGCGATTCCAACACCCTTATTTTTGTCAGG ATCCTCCGGAATCATGTCATGGTGCGGGTTGGAGGTGGCTGGGACACGCTGGAGCATTATCTGGATAAGCATGATCCCTGCCGGTGCACCTCGCTGT CACACAAGCAGGCTGTCAAGCTGACAAGCCCTCAAAGGCTGCAGGCAATACAGGTGCAGCACGAGATCAAGGTCTGCCCGACACCCAGGACAGACAACCCAAAgaagccccagcccaccctgatCGTGAGCAGGTCCCAAAGCCCACTGCCCCCAGTGGAGTGGAGGACCTACACCCCACAGAGCCTCAGCACCAACCGGAAGCCTCGTTCATCTGCATCGCCAGAGAGCACCAGGCTCAGGTCCCCGCGGGAGCAGTCAGAACCCAGGCGGGTCCCTTCGGCCAG GGCAACAGAGCGGTCTGCTACTCCTTCGCGGAGGCAGCTATTTGCTGAAGAAAGATCTGCTACCCACCAGAACTCCTCCACCCAGAGCGGGAGGGATAAGCTGTGTGTTTCTATGTCTTCACTGACATCGCAGCTGACTGGAAGCGAGGAGGATGGTTCTGGTGCCTCGGAAGCTCTCCCGGAGCCCCAGAGAGGGCGACAGACTAGTAGAATCCCTGGGATGAATCAGAAGGACCCAGCTAGGTTTGTGCAAGCTAGCTGTACAGAGTCCAGGCCTCAGACGACAGTGCCAAAGGACAGAACAGCTCAGCCGCCAAGGAGCGCCCAGTATGGAGTCAAACCCGTTCCACAGGCTCACAAGCCTGAGGAATCAGGGGTCAAGACCTTTCCTGGGATGGTCCGTTCCTCCAGCCCAATGAAACCCCATCATCTCTCCCCACAACGGGATTCcaagggagctgcacagagccacaaCGCTGCACATGGCTGGGGGGATGCTGGGGTTGTGAGGCCATCCTCCCCAGTCAAACACATGGGCCAGACTCCAAAAAGTAGCACTAAGATCCCAGTCAAAGCCGGCCCCGCATTCAGCAGGCCCCCAACCCCTGTTCAGAGCTACCAGGGGGAGCCCCGCCTCCGAAATGGGTGGAAAGTCCCTGCCGGTGAAATGGCAAAAGCCCCAGCTCTCTCAAAGAGCAAAGTCATGTCCAGGGCTGAGGATGGCTTTCAGGGGCACAGACATTGCAGTGGGGCAGTCAAGCCAGAGACATTGACGACCAACCTTCCCACTAGCCCAAAAGACAGACTCAGCCAGTCAGCTCCAGCAGGGAAGGACAAGGGTCCAAACACCAGACTGGTGCAGGAGGTAGAGCCAGGAAACACcaaagacagcagcagcagcaggagtggtgGAGATCCAATAGGCTGCAGAGAGGAGAGGGAACGCGTGTATACACCTTTGCCCATCAACCTGGCCCAGGAGCGGGCGCTGTACAGGAGCCTAGAAGATGAGATCTTATCCAACATAAAGGTTCTAGAGGCTGATTCTGATGAAAGCCACTGCCCTGAGGGGAACCAGCTGGACGACTTCGCTCTGGACTGCAGCATAGCGAGCGTCACCGCCGCCAGTGATGTAAGTGGGCTCAGGTCCTCCACACCCTCCCTGTCTTCCTTGACAAGCGCCAGGCAGACCTTGCCATGTGGCGAGGATGTGCCTCGTAGTGGTGTCTATGTGCCCAGCGGAGTGGCAAAATGGCACCCGGCTGGATTCCGCTATGGTGATGTGATCGACGAACTCTCCCAGGGGCACAACACACTCCACCCAGTGGACGTGGAGAACTGGATCACCAAGATACCACCCAAGGGGGCTGTGAGGGTTTCCTCTCAGCCAAGTTCGCCTCTGGTGAATGGAAACCAGGTGGAAAAGAAGCTTCTGGAGCCAGAAGGGGCTTTGTTCCAGGAGAACGTGTCCAATGAAACCAAAGGCAACTGGTTAAGGAGGCAGCCATCTCTCACAAGCCATGCAGGGTCTGCTGTAGTCAGTAGAAATAGCAAAGCTCCTCAGGCAGCCTCTGATGGCCCCAAGGCATCTATCAATTCTCCAGCCTCTGTGGGTGGCCTTGAAAAGTCCAAACTGCCTCAAGGTAAGCCCAAAAGGTCCCTGAAGAAGCCTGAACGGGTGCCATCCATCTACAAGCTAAAACTACGCCCCAAAATCCGCCCACGCAGGGACAACAGACCTGAGAAACGGCCATCCAAAATCCCCACTCCAGTGACCTATCGACAGGCACAGAAAGCAGCCAGCGTCAAAGCCCAAGAGAAGGCCCACAGCTCAAAGCATCAGACCCGGCCAACTCAGGACAGCCTGGATAGCACAAGGCAGAACAGCACAGGAAATGCTGGGTCCGAGGAAGAGGCTTGGCTTTCAGAACATAGTGACTCCCCACAAGCTGGGAAGAAGACAGTCCTAGCAGATACCAAAGTGTGGCTCACAGAAGAAGATGAGGAATCCTGGGTCTGA